The following coding sequences lie in one Rutidosis leptorrhynchoides isolate AG116_Rl617_1_P2 chromosome 4, CSIRO_AGI_Rlap_v1, whole genome shotgun sequence genomic window:
- the LOC139840174 gene encoding exocyst complex component SEC15A-like: MNPKMSSRNVKENGDTVEDSILMTLIGNGDDLAPMVRHSFEMGKPEALVHQLKYVVKKKEVEIEELCKLHYEEFIVAVDELRGVLVDAEELKGELASDNFRLQEIGSELLLRLEDLLESYSIKKNVTEAVKMSMICVKVLDLCIKCNKHVSEGQFYPALKAIDLIEESYMKSIPVKTLKNLVEKKVPVIKTHIEKKVCGEINEWLVQIRSTSKHIGQKAIGFASSARQKNEDMLARQKKAEEESSLGLGDFTYSLDVEDIDESSVLQINLMPLYRAYYIHICLGLGDKFREYYYKNRMLQLSSDLQVSVQHFLGSHQTYLAQIAGYFIVEDRVLRTAGDLLSANQVESMWETAVNKMTLTLESQFSQMDNASHLLLVKDYVTLLGSTLRQYGYDVGPILEALTNSRDKYHELLLTECRVQIKDAIVNDSCQQMVMKESEYQSNVVCFHLQTSDLVPAFPYVAPFSSMVPDCCRIVRSFIKDSVNYLSYGGQTNFFDFARKYLDKLLIDVLNEVLLSTIKNGNTGVSQAMQISANIAFLERACDYFLQTASKQCGVPTRMVARPGTTLMAKTVLKTSRDESYLALLDLVDCKLTEYLALNENVNWIIDDVAQHKSDYMNEVVVYLDTLLSTAQQILPLDVMYKIGNGALEHVNNSFMNTLLSDTLKRFTANAVMGINDDIKTLEQFADDKFHGTGLSEIYKEGSFRGCLLEIRQLVNLLLSSQPENFMNPVIRMKNYNTLDYKKIGIICEKYKDSPDGIFGSLSNRGGKQSNRKKSMDVLKRRLKEFN; encoded by the coding sequence ATGAATCCAAAAATGAGCTCAAGAAATGTTAAAGAAAATGGGGACACAGTTGAAGATTCAATACTTATGACTTTAATAGGCAATGGTGATGATTTAGCTCCTATGGTAAGGCATTCATTTGAAATGGGGAAACCCGAAGCTCTCGTTCACCAGCTCAAATACGTTGTGAAGAAGAAGGAAGTTGAGATCGAGGAGCTCTGCAAACTCCACTACGAAGAATTTATTGTTGCAGTCGATGAGCTTCGTGGTGTTCTTGTTGATGCCGAAGAGTTGAAAGGTGAGCTTGCGAGTGATAATTTTAGGTTACAAGAAATAGGGAGCGAATTACTTTTAAGACTCGAAGATCTGCTTGAATCATATTCTATTAAGAAAAATGTTACTGAAGCGGTTAAAATGTCGATGATATGTGTTAAAGTGTTGGATCTTTGTATAAAGTGTAACAAACATGTATCGGAAGGTCAGTTTTACCCTGCGTTAAAAGCTATTGATCTGATAGAGGAAAGTTATATGAAGAGTATTCCTGTTAAGACGCTTAAAAATCTAGTGGAGAAGAAAGTCCCGGTAATAAAAACGCATATCGAAAAAAAAGTTTGTGGTGAAATTAACGAATGGCTGGTTCAAATACGGAGCACATCGAAACATATCGGGCAGAAAGCAATCGGATTTGCGTCGTCTGCTCGTCAGAAAAACGAAGATATGCTTGCACGTCAGAAAAAAGCTGAAGAAGAAAGTTCATTAGGTCTCGGGGATTTTACTTATTCGTTAGACGTTGAAGATATTGACGAAAGTTCTGTTTTACAAATTAATCTTATGCCTCTTTATCGCGCGTACTATATCCATATATGTCTTGGATTAGGTGATAAGTTTCGGGAATATTACTATAAAAACCGTATGTTGCAACTGAGTTCAGACCTGCAGGTTTCGGTTCAACATTTTCTTGGATCGCATCAGACTTACTTGGCACAGATCGCTGGCTACTTTATTGTTGAGGATCGGGTTCTTAGGACAGCTGGCGACTTATTATCGGCTAATCAGGTTGAGTCAATGTGGGAAACAGCTGTAAATAAGATGACGTTGACTTTGGAAAGTCAATTTTCTCAAATGGATAACGCGAGTCATCTGCTTCTTGTGAAAGACTATGTGACGCTTCTTGGGTCGACCCTGAGACAATATGGGTATGATGTGGGCCCGATTCTTGAAGCTTTGACCAATAGTCGTGACAAATATCATGAACTTCTTTTAACAGAATGTCGAGTTCAAATCAAAGACGCCATCGTTAATGACAGCTGTCAGCAAATGGTTATGAAAGAGTCTGAATACCAGTCAAACGTTGTCTGTTTTCATCTTCAAACCTCGGATTTAGTACCTGCTTTCCCGTACGTTGCGCCTTTTTCATCAATGGTCCCCGATTGTTGTCGAATAGTTAGGTCGTTTATTAAGGATTCGGTTAATTACTTGTCGTACGGGGGTCAAACAAACTTCTTTGACTTCGCACGAAAGTATCTCGACAAGTTGTTGATTGATGTTTTAAATGAAGTTTTACTTAGCACTATTAAAAACGGGAACACGGGTGTATCTCAAGCAATGCAAATTTCTGCGAATATAGCGTTTTTAGAACGCGCGTGTGATTATTTCCTTCAAACCGCATCGAAACAATGTGGGGTCCCCACTCGAATGGTTGCAAGGCCCGGGACTACTCTAATGGCTAAAACGGTTCTCAAGACTTCACGGGACGAATCGTATCTCGCTCTTTTGGATTTGGTCGATTGTAAGTTGACCGAGTATCTGGCACTTAACGAGAACGTGAATTGGATCATAGATGATGTGGCGCAACATAAAAGTGATTACATGAATGAGGTTGTTGTTTATCTCGACACTCTTTTATCAACTGCTCAGCAGATTTTACCTCTTGACGTCATGTATAAAATCGGTAATGGAGCCCTTGAGCATGTTAATAACTCGTTTATGAACACTCTTTTAAGTGATACGTTAAAACGGTTCACTGCAAATGCAGTAATGGGTATAAACGACGACATTAAAACTTTAGAACAGTTTGCAGACGACAAGTTTCATGGTACTGGATTAAGCGAAATATATAAAGAAGGAAGTTTCAGAGGCTGTTTGCTAGAAATAAGACAATTGGTTAATCTTTTATTGAGTAGTCAGCCTGAAAATTTCATGAATCCTGTTATACGTATGAAGAATTACAACACGTTGGATTACAAAAAAATTGGAATTATATGCGAGAAATATAAAGATTCACCTGATGGAATATTCGGGAGCCTTTCGAACAGAGGTGGAAAGCAGAGTAATCGTAAGAAGTCAATGGACGTTTTAAAGAGACGATTGAAGGAGTTTAATTAA